The Henckelia pumila isolate YLH828 chromosome 2, ASM3356847v2, whole genome shotgun sequence genome includes a window with the following:
- the LOC140877586 gene encoding transcription repressor OFP14-like, with the protein MPKQLIKKSVRECLSKMKIQNKQIHFRFRSCRHTKTASLDAGGEPNEAKDAAVTLSDIDKFLYENFRSLYLEERDQAAKEAMLESPRLLLDPPGGFFVDEASSSSSSSTSSEIGTHGKAPEDFIVVFTHSPTPYDDFRRSMKEMVDARLEHSGKVVDWEFLEELLFCYLDLNNKKSYRHILHAFVDLIVLLRDNSSSTCIYVNK; encoded by the coding sequence atgCCGAAGCAATTAATTAAGAAATCAGTTCGAGAATGCCTTTCGAAGATGAAGATTCAGAACAAACAAATCCATTTTCGATTCAGAAGTTGCAGGCACACGAAAACGGCGTCGTTGGACGCGGGAGGGGAGCCGAATGAAGCAAAGGACGCGGCCGTCACCTTATCAGACATTGATAAATTCTTGTATGAAAACTTCAGGTCACTTTACCTGGAGGAGCGCGACCAAGCTGCAAAAGAAGCTATGTTAGAGTCTCCGAGATTATTACTCGATCCTCCGGGTGGGTTTTTCGTGGATGAAgcttcctcttcctcttcctcttccaCATCATCGGAGATCGGTACTCATGGGAAAGCGCCCGAAGATTTCATTGTGGTGTTCACACATTCCCCGACCCCGTACGACGATTTCCGGCGATCCATGAAGGAGATGGTGGATGCACGTTTGGAGCACAGCGGGAAAGTAGTGGATTGGGAATTTCTGGAGGAGCTTTTGTTTTGTTATCTGGATCTAAATAACAAGAAGTCGTATAGGCACATCTTGCATGCGTTTGTGGACCTCATCGTGCTTCTCCGCGACAATTCTTCTAGTACTTGCatatatgtaaataaataa